One genomic window of Gammaproteobacteria bacterium includes the following:
- a CDS encoding histidinol-phosphate transaminase, whose amino-acid sequence MTNPIDKRLAALIRPEIRALKAYHVADARGLIKLDAMENPYGWPEELRAGWQDVLRAVEVNRYPDPGAVALTARLRDALAVPAPATLLLGNGSDELIQIILLALARPGAVVLAPTPTFVMYQMTATFVGMKFIGVPLPQNFALDRAAMLAAITQHQPAVIFLSYPNNPTGNLFDAADIDAILNAAPGLVIVDEAYHAFAEASFMDRLGKYDNLLVMRTLSKQGLAGLRLGVLAGDPKWIAELDKVRLPYNINALTQASAEFALTHRAAFDQQCAQIRAERALLQQALERLPGVDVWPSRANFLLFRPRTRPAGEIHAGLRQAGILIKNLDPSGGALAGCLRVTVGSPTENRAFVTALTGLL is encoded by the coding sequence ATGACCAACCCAATCGACAAACGACTCGCTGCTTTGATCCGCCCGGAGATCCGCGCGCTCAAGGCTTATCACGTCGCCGACGCCCGCGGCCTGATCAAGCTCGACGCGATGGAGAATCCGTATGGCTGGCCGGAGGAGTTGCGCGCCGGTTGGCAAGACGTGTTGCGTGCGGTCGAAGTGAATCGTTACCCTGATCCCGGCGCAGTAGCATTGACCGCACGGTTGCGCGACGCACTGGCGGTGCCGGCGCCGGCGACGCTGTTGCTCGGCAACGGTTCCGATGAGCTTATCCAGATCATTTTGCTCGCGCTCGCGCGTCCCGGTGCGGTGGTATTGGCGCCGACGCCGACGTTCGTGATGTATCAAATGACGGCGACGTTCGTCGGCATGAAATTCATCGGCGTACCGCTGCCACAAAACTTCGCGCTCGATCGCGCGGCGATGTTGGCGGCGATCACGCAGCATCAACCTGCTGTCATTTTTCTTTCTTACCCGAACAATCCGACCGGCAATCTATTCGACGCCGCCGATATCGACGCCATCCTTAACGCCGCGCCCGGGTTGGTTATCGTCGACGAGGCCTATCATGCCTTCGCCGAAGCTAGCTTCATGGATCGACTGGGGAAGTACGACAACTTGCTGGTGATGCGCACGCTGTCGAAGCAAGGTCTCGCCGGCTTGCGGCTCGGCGTGCTCGCTGGCGATCCGAAGTGGATCGCCGAGCTCGATAAGGTGCGCCTGCCGTACAATATCAACGCCCTGACGCAGGCGAGCGCCGAGTTCGCTTTGACGCACCGCGCCGCATTCGATCAACAATGCGCGCAAATCCGCGCCGAACGGGCGTTACTGCAACAGGCGTTGGAACGTTTGCCGGGAGTGGATGTCTGGCCGAGCCGGGCGAATTTTCTGCTGTTTCGCCCACGCACACGGCCCGCGGGCGAGATCCACGCCGGCCTGCGCCAAGCCGGCATACTGATCAAGAATCTCGACCCGTCCGGCGGTGCGCTCGCGGGTTGCCTGCGTGTAACCGTCGGCTCGCCGACGGAGAATAGGGCATTCGTGACCGCGCTCACCGGTTTGTTGTGA